TTGAAAGTCCTCTGCatcaataatatatattttggATCAAGTTTTTTCACTTAGCATGATTCCTTCCAGGTCAGATTTTATGAAAGACCCATTAATTAGGACTTTGATTGAGGGTTTTATGCTAAGTTTTTTCTggcattattttaataaaatatctgctttaaaaaaaataataaagcccTTAATTTTTCAAGTATGTGGGAAATTAAATCTTTGATGCCCATAGTATAAAGTAATAATTAAAATGTTTTAGATTGAAAGTTAAAGACAATGAAGAAATGAGAAATTATTGTCATTATTTTCCATTAAGTCCTATTAAATAATGTTGAATATTATTGGCACAACAAACTGAGAAATTTAAATCTAGTTCATTATAAACTAAAAACACAAATATATGAAATTCTTTTATTTAATAGGTGAGTCTCACTATATATCTTATATTGAGTTCATGCATGATAAATATAGTGTAGAGAAGAAAAATCCAAAGTTaatgtatataaatatatttactcTTGAGGATGTAGAGTTATCAACATCAAAACAACCATCCTGGGGCTTCCCATGCCAGGAGCTTCTAGGCCAACCTCATTGCATTGGTTCCATGCCTCAATTGCCACCCTAAGGTTGTCTCTTCTCATCCCAGGATCACCAATGGCTGATATGTGATCATGCTGCTGGTTCTGGCTAGCCACCACATAGATTAATTGAAGAATGCAAATTAAAGCAAGTACAAAATGGTTACAAAACTTCCTCTTCTCCATAAAAATTGTATGTACATTGTACAAGAAAGTtgttgatgtatatatatatatatatatagatatatatgtgCCAAATTGAGGATTAATGATAATTCCTTATTTAATTTAGagccttcaacatgaattttctctctctctctcaaggcTTGTTTTCTTGCTCTAGTTAATTAATAAATATGTTATGGCTTGTATATATTGCTCATGAACATAGACAAATGTCTTATTTAGTGGGATTAATTATTATTCATATTATATAGAAAGTAGAATTATATATGCAAGGGATGGCCCCAACCCTCCTAAATATTGTTGTAGATATATGTATTTttagcaaaaaaaaaatttagtttgttTTAATTATTGATCATTCAAAATAATCTATATCATCTTATCataacataaaatattaaaactatttacttttattatatttcattaaattttacaTAGTATTGTGattcttgaaaaaaaaattaacttaacTATACTTTATTAGACTTtttgaatatataatatatagatacatttaaaatatataaataatgagtgtaattaattattttttgaattaattttatatataatattggcCCTCTTAAAAAAATTTCTAGCTCCACCCCTATATTTATGTATTATTTGTAGgattataaatgcttaatgctttttataaatattaactcaaattaatcatatactACGCAAAAAAAACTTTTCACATAAagaaaattaactttttttttatggTAATATGGTATCATGGGTGTATTAGATTTATCTTTTCAACCTGATCAAAGGTAGACCATTCATATAGAAAAATAGgagatttataaaaaaatatatatattaaaaaaaaaaccttcattTATGATGTGACTCAAAATTTAAACcctaattaagaaaataaaaggtAAACACAATTGCCAATTGAGCTAATATTTGAGATTAAAAATTAGCTAGCACCATGTTGTATTTTCAATTAATCATGGTAAGATTTTGTTCCAAGTTAGAGAACTCTCCAACTATGATTCCTTTGTACAATGCAGTGTGACAATTAATTGGGAACCTTTTCATTCTCAAAGTTCACTGTTGCTCCGCGCGTGATGCTTCTATATATGCCCTTGGTTGCCATCAGCAATTTAACATTGGCGTACACTCCTTCCAACCCACAAAATAAATATATCTATTTTTATTTTCACttaatttgaaaaaatttaattaaaaaaataaattttatttatttatttaatagacCATTTactcatattatttattaaaaattaaataattaagattaataaataattttttaaaactaataaattttaaatttttagtgtgtatatatatatatatatatatatatatatatatatatatatatataggaacatattagtaaattaataaataatctaTTGTTTTAAAATAAAAAGTGGCCAATAATATAAGATAAATGACAAGATAAAATGAATATATTTTTATGAGACAAAAGaactatataataatattataatttagaaGATGATTTCAGTATTAATCAAAGGAGGCAAAACTTGTTAGTAATTTAGATATTTATTACATCTTAAGTTGAGAGTATAATAATTTACTAtccccaaaattaataaaaaaatgttaatttttattttcttaaaaattaaaattacttaaatttttttaatattattattgaaattattattaaaaaataactttttaaatatattaattaaataatactaaattaatttaaatttaaaattaatatattttaattattaaaaaatttaaaataagtaaattctttttaaaaattttttttttttaaatatatatatatatatcacctcCATCTCCAACCATAAATGCAATTATGGCAAGAAAAACGAACTTGTTAAAAAATACGCTTGGTGAGTATAAGAGGCGTTGAAGGGATGGCCATTACATCCAATTACAGTATCAATGGACACTCGAGTGGAGGGACGTCATTtcatgtcttttttttttcttcttctgtcCTGGGGTTGGACTTTTCTTTAATAACTTTTCTTCTTGCCCATTGATTTCATTACTTTGTCAATTTTTTTCCGCTCATCCACTAATTTTGTTTTTTCCACTATATCTCACATCTCCTTTTTCTATTGGAGTCTGAAAATAACTTATAGaacgaaattttatttaattaataaaataaaatattaaaaattaaccaaagtaaaaaattaattcagcatcatacaaaattaaatttatatttattctcatattaagtaaaatttataattattatacttttttattgattttttgggtaaataaattcttaattatatcaatgtagaagagagaagaaaacaCTACTTTCATAACATCCCTTATGATTTGGAGGGTGCATGCTTAAGCTGAACTAGTGCTGTAAGTGCAACATCAACCGCGTCGCGAAATCGAATGTTGCTAGAATTCGGGTGGGCATAAGTTAGAGTTGGCATCACCTCTATTATTTTTCTACGCATTCTCTCCACTCTATCGCTCGAAATCTTCGAGAGCTCTTCCTCTATGCTTTTCTTCTCAATCTCACTCTCATCTATGTAAACCGAATATGCACTCGCATTCGCTGGAAAATACCAGCCGTACTGGGTGTACGCCGTGTGCTTCGAGAAGAACACCGGTATGCAACCCGCCAGCACTGAGTCGAATGTCGATCGTCTGGTGAACGAGTCTCCTGGCGCTTGCAAACAAAAATGAGACTGACTTAATACTTTAATCACCTCCAACGGTTCATGGCATTTACTGTCGCCGTTCCTCCCGCATTTCAGAAGCTTGCACCGAGTTGACTCATTGCATTGCTTTATTAACTCATCTCGTACGGCGGCTTTCTCCACCCCCTTCCGAGGACCTCCAATGAAAGAAAATAGGTGGTTCCTCTCTGCTCGAATCATCTTCTGCTGCCACGCATTCATCTGAACGACACTGGATGGGTGGAAATAGGAAGGGTACGGCACGCCGTATTGATTTGATCCTTGCCATGGCTGTCTCTCTACGGTCAGCACCGACATGTTTTTGACAGGTGGCAAATTTAGGAGGCAGTTGGCTCCGAAGTCCGGCCCACCATTGGTGTTCCTCATGAAATCCCATGCGGTTCTCCCCAGGGCTAAAAAATGGTCCTTCCCCAGATGCCTATGCCACCATGGCTGCATTTGGAGGTACTCAACTAATCTAACGGCTAATTCATCGCGTGCGGTTAGATTGGCTTCGCGGAACTTGCTGGATGCGTAGAGACCACCATAAAAGGGGACGTAGAAGAGATTGGCAAGGGTGGCATCCCAGGTGCGACATGGGTGGTTCTCGAGTCGGGCGTGGAAGATCATCTCAGCAAGAAACTGGTGGGTGGCGAACCAGGAGCCGGCAGAGGACATCGGTTGACCAAGGCCGTGGTTGGCGACATGGGGACACATGTCCGTGTAAACGTTGAGGTGGGTGCAGTCGCGGAGGAGACCCAGGTTGAAGTCAGGTGGCAGCTGATACACAAAGAGTGACAGGTTTCCAGGGCAAGTAGTGGGGGTGATTGGCAGCCATTTTCTTGTTGTAGTATTGGGGAAAAGCAGTTCAGTGTAAGTAGAGGAAAAGCAAAAGGGAGCAATAAGTAAAAGAAAGcaggaagaaaggaagattaaGAGGAAGAGAATGTATCTGACAGAGAAAAGGGTGTAATAATAATGTGTTACATTGGTTTTGGAGAAGTTATTTCCTCTGTGGTGGCCTTTCCATGGAGTTGGTAGTAAAGGTTTTCTGAAAAACATGGAGAAATTGCAAAGAAAACTAAACCCGAAGGAAGGAAAGAGAAATTATTATGATATCTGCTGCACCTTACTAATTTAAAAGCAAAAAGAGACTTGGTAATTAGCGTTGGATTTTGTTTTGTAAATTTACCATATATGCATCtctagcttaaaaaaaaaaatgtaaaattttaaattaaaatttaataaaaaacaaagagaatatttaaatttctttaatttcttttttttataaaaaattaaaaggaatAAAAACCCGATCCTATCATTAATATttactaaattaataatatgcaTTTAGTTATTTTAATCTCACATTAAAAAGAAAACATTAATATTGAGTAGTACTAGAGACAGTTGGAGTGATTAATTGCAGAGAAATGGTAACATAGGGCGTAGGAAGGTGGTCCAGGGTTTGGTTGGGgatcaattaataaaataaaaaatgcaaGTTTGAGGATGGAGACAGATTGACTAATCACAATTTCGGCCATTTAAATGTCTTTCATAATCaattaataaatcataatttacacTTGCTACTTGTCGCTCACAATTATTGAAGAAatcttatattatattaatatgagCAAAGCAAATGTCGTGAACCCAACACTTCAAATTACACAAATTTCTTGTGGGCTAGCATTTTGCCTTATTTTACACACAGCTTCTTCAAGGCTAAGGTTAAAGCAAATATAGGAAGAAAGTTCCTCATAGTGAGTTTTTAATTTTCTGCCAAACTCACTGTGTTAAGAGGACCAATACCATCAAAACACTCGAGCTTTATTTTTTCCATGTATAATTTTTTGACAAGTTCAGAAAGAAGATGCATGATACGGCCCTGCTACCATCAATGGAGGACCATTATTCCTTTGCCCGCCTCTTCTGCTATTCCATGTCAAACTCTCAGGGTATCAAGGTGAGACTTACCATGGAGCTCACGAGAAAACAAACTTCTGAAATACTCTTCAACTCCTATTCTCTTAAACAATCCTGGAGTTTGTTTAGTGATTAAGCTAGGAGCTGGCCCCATTTCAGCACTGTATCTTGGAGCATAAAATGTTGCAATCGAGATTCTTTCCTTTTCCAAGTTCACCGTTGCCCTGTGCTCAATGCTGCGGTATATCCCATTGCTTATAATCTGTGTCCACAGATaataaattagagaaaaaaaaaccAATTAGAGTACGAATTCAATCAAACCCATATTAAAGCCCAAttaatcataaataaataaaaataaaagaaaaagaagatgggTATAATTAGAAATACCTCCAAAATGTCTCCAATGTTGATGACAAAGGCATTTGGGAGAGGCTCAATGGAAACCCACTGGCCATCTTTCTTTATCTGAAGACCTTCAACTTCATTGACCTGCAGGAGGATAGTGAGACCTGAGGCATCTGAATGTGAAGTAAGACCAATGACTTTGTCGGGTTGAGGACATGGAGGGTAGTAATTCATCCTCATTGACTGAAATCCATCTTCAAAAATCTCTGTCATTTCCTCTGCCTCTATTTCTAGTGCTTTAGCCATCTGTGCTAGGATAGCCATGGCTAAATTTTTCACATCTGATGAATAGGCGTCTAAGGTGTCTCTGCAGCAAGAAAAGTACAGTTAAATTAGCAAGCTATGTAGAGCaagaaataataattaatgtaattGAAATTTCACACTCCATAGAAAGAGAGCCAATAAGAGAGTTTGGCTTAATGGCACTGACTCTGATATTTCAAGTTTCAATTCGGTTAAGAGAGGAAGAAAGAGAGGGATGACCTCAAAGGAAGAGGGAGGTTTGGAAATAAATGGGGTTTCCTTGCTTCAACAGGTTGGGTGACCAAGAAGAAGAGGTCACCCCAGTCCAGCTTTTGATCCTCAGATACAACAAAGGCTTGCCCAAAACCCTCGACCTCTCCTGGATATTGCCATAACTTTTTCTTCTCTTCCATTGGGAGGTCGAACAAGTCCTGGACCTCCTTCTTTATCTTCTCCAAAAGTGAAGACTTCACTCCATGGTTCACCAACTGCAAAATTTAAGCTAGTCAAGTATATTCTTGTTGATAAATTGCAgccaatgatttttttttaagtgtTGAGTATAGTAAATATGTATATTGTTTAGATGTTAAACCTTtagaaatttcatttatttaataaatttaaaactgTGATAAATCTTTTATGCTACTAAAAAAAAAATCCCCTTCTCATCTTCCTCCTATTTAAACACTAAACAATAATAATTAgagtaaattacaatttaatccttAAAATTTAACAAAACTCACAACATAGTTTATATATTTTCAAAATGTTACAGTATGGTCCTTGAGTTTTTAATTCGTCTACACAATAATCCTTCCATTAAAATGTAACAGTATACTATCAGTGTTGCcagattaaaaattaaaagactatACAGTCACTTTTtgaaaatatagagattaaattgcgagttttttcaaattttaggaACTAAGTTTTAACTTACCCTAATATAATGATGATAATGATAAAAGTATGGAATCAATTTTGACCATATTAAATGTCTGTAGAACAGAGTCTTGGAGAGTTGGAGGTGAATAAATGTCCACTTGTAAACATGCAACAAGATTGTTATATGTTGCCAGACCTTAAGGACTAAACTTGACTTCCAGGAGCCAAAACTCAATATCTATATTACTTTGTTATTTAAACTCAATAACTTCTGTTTTCTGGAGATCACGGAATGCAAAAGGAAGCAAGTACAAAATGTTTGAATTTAACTTGGTGTCTGTCTCTGCCACATAATTTAtcatttcttttctttcaactcaattaagtctttatccaaaaaatttggagttggctatatagattctctttctccactctaaacgattttggattaagtTAATgattctaagtcatgttgtactactctcatcCAAGTCAGTTTAAGTCTACCCCTACCTTTTTTCTAATACTCTTATtgtggactttatctagtctagtatgaccactcatccaccttaacattctcatctccacaACTTTTATTTtaaacacatacgactccttcagtgcccaaaacTCACTACCATAAAACATGGCCGATCGTATTActttacggtaaaattttccttttaacttattgggaattttgcgatcacataaaactcccgtagcacgtctccacttcaaccatccggctttaatcctatgactaacatccttctcacatccctcgtctacttgaaggattgagccgagatatttaaagtgattactttggggcagtactactccatccaaactatcatttcttttctttattctaAAGAAATTCCAACAGGCTTGGTTCAAAGTTTCAGACCCCCTATCTCCTCCGTCCTTCCTTTCACATGAACAAAACAAAAATCCATAATACTTTAAGAAAAAtcaaagggaaaaaaaaagggcTTGCTGACAAGCAGCTCTGTGACTTTGCACAAACAGTGGACCCATATCCTCACTTCAACttcaatggaaatttgaaaaaaaaaattataataacgtTTCTATTTGAgaaatgcatatatatatatatatatatatatatatatatatatatatatatatatatatatatataatgagtgCTCTTCATATATCAAAATCCTCAGGTGACGAGGAACGAACTTAGATGTTAGCTCATAAACAATCAAATAGGATTTTTCAACCTTCTTCTGATATGAAGGAAATTTTGCAtgcaataatattaaataaacgaTTCATCTGAGATTGATACCGTTAGTTTAATGGGACAAATATGACTAAGAAGACgacaatataataataattaaacagcaACAACAAGAGAAGGAAACTAATGAAAGTTTAAATACCTGAAAGAAACCCCAGTCTTTGCAGGCATAATGAAGCTTCGCCAACTCAGAATCCATAGATTCTTGAGAAAGTAGCCTCTGCATATCAATAACTGGAACCTCATGTGCTGAAACTCCATTTTGGATAATGGGTTGATCTCGGTCCTGGCGTATGTACCTCGGAGGAATAGTATCCATCTGCGATTTAGCTAATTCTTGAACACAAGGCACAAGAAGAGAGCCCCCAAGATTCACCACTTTTGTTGTTTCCATGGTATAGGTCAAGATTTTTTTTGTAGTTTGGTTTCAGAATCTCTTTGGTTTTATCTTCAACTTAGGAGGACCAAATTGCTTAATTTATTGCTAGATTTGGCAATTGTAGTTGTGGAATAATGAGGTGACCACTACCTATATATGCAATATGTGTAATATTTATATAGTGATTAGCAGCCAACGCATCGCCAAAAGTCAGACCAAAACCCATTTCTAGAAACAACATGTGATATCATTTGCAAGGTTCACTATAGATGATGAACTAATAAAATGTTAAAATGAGATATTTTTCTATCTCCAAGAAAGAGACATACTGTGCTTTAACTTGATGTGGGATTATATTTATAAATGTTTTGGTTTGACTATTGTAGGAGCTTCTTTTTCTCCCATGGGGGTAATGCTCTAAAGCTGTAAGATTGAACTTTGTTTAGATGGTGATTGTAGGGCAGAGTTTATCCAGACTTTTTACTAGTgagataatgatgatgagataatgATGATAATTTCTGGCAAAACCCAATAAGAAGTTTCTAAACTGTTTGGAAATAAGATGCCCAATTGaaattgtatttttgggttagTAAATTGTTGAATTGGTGCTATTGAGTCCTCATTTTATTTAACAAATATTATTAGCAAATTTGAGATATTCTAgtcttttaattatatatatatatatatatatatatatatatatatatatatatatatatataaaagaattaaatactaaaatttaattaagtaaattaaaatattaaaattttgtagtaattaactaaaatttaataAGTGTAATATTATATATAATGTTTCTCATACATAGTATTTTAATATTACTAGAAAATTTTTTCGTATTTttcaatattataaaattataaaataaaatttctcaaAATATGATATTTCATCTTTTTTTAACAATTATACATGTGTgatcattaatttaaattttaatgcatattaaataaaagaatttcatttattttagaaataagtaAGTTTAGGATTACTTGTTCAATTAAAATAGAAAGTATTAGTTTGAGACAAAACttcaattattatttataaatttaagtgacattaaaatttttaatattataaaaattaaggtATCTTAGTACATTCATAAATTTGACTTCCTATTCATTCTTTATTTTGGTATCCTTAATATGAAGATTTTATTACTTGAGATTGGATCCTTAGTGTTTCCTAGCAGTTAGCACCCACTATGACTTTGAACTTATGTTATATATACTATTAAATCAAAAGGTTCAAGGGTTCAATAGAacacaaattcaatttgaaagaTTGAAGGAAATGCTGAAATTTATAAAAACATATCATACATTAATTGAATAATCGACAAATTGTAAGCTTACATTGCATTCTGTCAAAACTGTCATCACATTGACATTTTTCTTCTCGAAGTGTATTCTCCACAAGTCAAAGTACCAATTAACAATTGGGTTGCTATAGTCATTGAAATCTGCTAAATAAAAGAATTTCACATGTTCAATTTACAAACTTCTCTCTAATTTCACCATATGACGTGACTTTGCATCCACTAATGTTCTAGCTGTTGCAGATTATTAGAGGTAATATTTTCTTCtgcataattaatataatatataagttCAAAATATTATGCCAATTCCCTAGCTCAAAAGATCATTCAGGAGAGTTCAAAGGAAACATCTTCATTGACTAGTATCCTACTATCTTTTCCTTGAAAACCAATACAAAGAGAACCAATAaaaagagcaaaaagaaaaataattgaaaaCTACATTAGCTCGATGAAGGGATAAAATGAAATTGAAGTGTCAAACTACAAGACCTTTCAAGCCTCAACTACCAGCAAAGGTAGGGTATTTAAAGTTCTTTTAGATATCTATTTTATAAGGTCAATATCACCTTAAATGGGCGCTCCTCTCTCCCCAAGGATTTGTCTCTGCAGTTGCTTTTCAAGGAGTTTAGAATTTTCATCATGCCAATGAATGATGAGATGATTGCATGCATGTGTAGACTTTTAATCCTAGAACACCAGATGGAAAATGAGAAATTTACACAAAATGGAAATGTCAAATTGGTGTAAAAACTGAGACTATCTTTGCTATTAAACTATATTAAAAACTGCTCATGAAGAACATGAGAAACAGCACTTGGAGACCTGGCCTAGTGATGCCAAGTGACTCCACTTCCCTTCTTGGTAAATCAACcaaaaattaaagagagagagagagagagagagagaagagaacaTGAGAAACGGTACTgcttagctgatgctattttccacATTCACAATCTCGGTACAAATGGCTGCAAATTCAGAAGTTGAACCGTCCTCCatcgattaaaaaaaaaaacaaagcaagCAAAATCCTCTTGTAAACAAAAGAAAACAGTTCTAGAAATTCACTCTTAGGAGAAGCCTAATAAAGTGACATTTACTTGCCACCCCCGTGCGTGCCATTATATCAACAATCTTACATCACTTAGATTAATAGATGATAAGAGGCTAACTTTTTACCATTTTTTATGGTTAAGCAAATAAATAGTTCTATATAACCATCAATAAAAGAAGGGGGAAAACGTCACATACTTTGACAGAGAAAATCTCTTGGAATCAGATTGTTTTCTAATTACTTGCTTCTTCTATCAGCAAGAATGGGtaccaaaaattacaaaatataacCGAAATGTACGGTAATGTGACATATAACAATGTTTTGATGATCATAACCAAATTTCTTCACAGAGGCAAACATCACAGCTACTTGACAGCTCAAAAAAAGATCAGGATATAAAAAAACTTAATTATTATTCCTTTGCAATGGAAGATCAAGGaatattgctttttttttttactttgttgTTTTAAACAGCATCTGTATTCTGTTTGCATTTCACAAACTATCCCAAACAAAATTTATAATCTTTAAATGTTTGGCAATGCTATTTCAGCAGTGGGTTCATTATATAATAGTATGAAAATGCAAATCAATCAATTTTTTCATGTCCATTAACTAATTGTTTTGCTAATATGAAAATGTTTAAGCCAATCAATTCCAAGAATCCATTGAACATATGCTAATTGTCATACATGACCTAAGAGCCAgactttatatgtatatataaagaTTTTGACCTCTAACTAACTGCAGGAACCAAACAAACGCTGACTTTTTGACATCTGGAAAAAGAAAATGGTGATATGTCTGTTAGATCCGTACTACAAATACTAATCTTTTAATTTGGGAAGCACATCAGCGCTACATCAACTAATCTATTCGTCTGAACAAAGCCCAGATGTCCAAACATAATATTTGAGAGTGCAGGAAAGCTGATCTGAAGCGctctaaatcaaaatttcagcaaCCTGTATTTGGTATTGTATCATTTCTTCTTATTTGCTACAACTCTGGAATTCTAATTACTATTCCCACACTTCTCACTTAACTCAGGGAACAGATGGACAGCCAAACATCCAAATTCGATTGCTTTGATCAATTTTTGTGTTGATTTCGTGTAAGCACAAAACACCTCCATTGGGTTAGCAATATTAGATTACTAGTgaataaataaacaaattctaGTTCAAACAACCATGAAAATCTAAAACCTACCACTACAAGTATCAACCTAACCAGTAAAAAAGAGCTATAATGGGACCAAATTTTCATAGAACCAccaatattttatttcaattatttcacCAATTAATTTGACACACTTAAATCAAGAGGTAGAAAACTAATCACAGATTGTTGATAAAGCATATGAGATTAACTTGAGCACAACATGAATTGAGACAAgcctataatatatttaaatttcatgCTAATCAAAACCAAAGCATAAAAACCACCACACTAACATCTGAAAAATACCGTTTAAGAAAATCAGTAATTTCCATGCGGGGACTAACACATTACCAAATTTCAATCAGCATTTCCTTCAATAGCATAGCACAACAAGAACCATTAGCCTACTTCCTATGCTCTTTTCTGGCCACAATCTTGAAATTCCTGTTAGTTGTTGCTGCAAGGAAGAAAtgagtgtcacgacccaacctatgggccagactaaacccccaaggcccgtagtaagcctaactattccttaacccaactctaaggcccatttgagcccaatttcaagaattcaaccggacagagtccgaccataaaatggacctttcaacggggagtttttgactcactcgacctcTAAACAtattatataatcaattggggagctcaactcaccctccacatactgataacaacataaaaaataaatgggagctcagctacctcatccagcccaacacacatgcataaaatattaagtttacaggtccaaaatgacaatttatattagagacccaattcaaataaatatttctaacacattcggaaattctaagagttaacaggtttatataaacattaataaacgacctttatataaacattaataaacgacctgcgagggagaaaagcaggttaacctcaaaaatatcatcctgtagcttggaaaaatattaaacaagagttagcgttcgactcagagagtaaaatatcaatttcaaccataatctatataactatctaaagctaatgaaccctgtagagtgaaatgcaatatcagcaatattttcacatcataacagcaaaaaggtaatttggagcactcacacacccataatgtcaaacaatacatatataggagctgattccctatacagctctcttaatccaacctgtgtcagcaaagaactcagctcggac
The Hevea brasiliensis isolate MT/VB/25A 57/8 chromosome 15, ASM3005281v1, whole genome shotgun sequence genome window above contains:
- the LOC110658683 gene encoding probable xyloglucan galactosyltransferase GT17, encoding MFFRKPLLPTPWKGHHRGNNFSKTNVTHYYYTLFSVRYILFLLIFLSSCFLLLIAPFCFSSTYTELLFPNTTTRKWLPITPTTCPGNLSLFVYQLPPDFNLGLLRDCTHLNVYTDMCPHVANHGLGQPMSSAGSWFATHQFLAEMIFHARLENHPCRTWDATLANLFYVPFYGGLYASSKFREANLTARDELAVRLVEYLQMQPWWHRHLGKDHFLALGRTAWDFMRNTNGGPDFGANCLLNLPPVKNMSVLTVERQPWQGSNQYGVPYPSYFHPSSVVQMNAWQQKMIRAERNHLFSFIGGPRKGVEKAAVRDELIKQCNESTRCKLLKCGRNGDSKCHEPLEVIKVLSQSHFCLQAPGDSFTRRSTFDSVLAGCIPVFFSKHTAYTQYGWYFPANASAYSVYIDESEIEKKSIEEELSKISSDRVERMRRKIIEVMPTLTYAHPNSSNIRFRDAVDVALTALVQLKHAPSKS
- the LOC110658643 gene encoding protein SRG1 isoform X2, whose protein sequence is MTVLTECNMDTIPPRYIRQDRDQPIIQNGVSAHEVPVIDMQRLLSQESMDSELAKLHYACKDWGFFQLVNHGVKSSLLEKIKKEVQDLFDLPMEEKKKLWQYPGEVEGFGQAFVVSEDQKLDWGDLFFLVTQPVEARKPHLFPNLPLPLRDTLDAYSSDVKNLAMAILAQMAKALEIEAEEMTEIFEDGFQSMRMNYYPPCPQPDKVIGLTSHSDASGLTILLQVNEVEGLQIKKDGQWVSIEPLPNAFVINIGDILEIISNGIYRSIEHRATVNLEKERISIATFYAPRYSAEMGPAPSLITKQTPGLFKRIGVEEYFRSLFSRELHGKSHLDTLRV
- the LOC110658643 gene encoding protein SRG1 isoform X1, whose amino-acid sequence is METTKVVNLGGSLLVPCVQELAKSQMDTIPPRYIRQDRDQPIIQNGVSAHEVPVIDMQRLLSQESMDSELAKLHYACKDWGFFQLVNHGVKSSLLEKIKKEVQDLFDLPMEEKKKLWQYPGEVEGFGQAFVVSEDQKLDWGDLFFLVTQPVEARKPHLFPNLPLPLRDTLDAYSSDVKNLAMAILAQMAKALEIEAEEMTEIFEDGFQSMRMNYYPPCPQPDKVIGLTSHSDASGLTILLQVNEVEGLQIKKDGQWVSIEPLPNAFVINIGDILEIISNGIYRSIEHRATVNLEKERISIATFYAPRYSAEMGPAPSLITKQTPGLFKRIGVEEYFRSLFSRELHGKSHLDTLRV